AGAATTGGCCACGATCAATGCCAGCAGGGCGGCAACGAATAGCACCATGCCACTGGTGGTCTGCCTGCCAAGAAAGCTGTTAAGGGGATCTGTCAGCCAAGTATCAACTGGAGTTTTCTTCATGCTTCGAAACTACCATGAAGGACGGGCATGTGAAACCGGATGCCGGAACGATTTCTTATGGCACGGAATCTGCGTTCCTCAACTTCCTAATATCCTTGTGCAGTATGCCCAATACCATCTGGGACAATGCCATCACCTATCATGCCGCCGAACATTGGGGCAGGCGCCACCACACGTACCACCGCACAGTGGGGGGCATTCACATCAAGATGAGGGTCATGAAGGATCAACGAGGGAGATAATGGAATTCTCTTGTATAGAAAATTCGATCGGACCACGCAGACAGTGACCGGCGACCATATGCTTCTGGCAGGCCTCATCCACCTCTATCCACCGGGGATCCTGAACCGGATGCGGGCCAGGGAGAGAAACCTGAGACTCAGCAAGGCTCTTCTCTCCTATTGCCCCATGGGAGTAGAAAGATTTTTCGGCAAGAAATCTTTTTTGACATAACCGTTGGGAGGGTCAAATTCCTTCGCGGCGACCGACTTCTCCTCTACTCCGGTCAACCGGCTTTCTGTGACAATGGTCCCATTGGAGAAAATTCTCGTGAACACCGGGTAGCCTTCAATCTTCCCTAGGGATTCAAAAAACGACGCTGGACCTCCACCACCTTTGAATGCTCCTTGCCAGACCTCCTGAGAAAAGGCAGCCATATCTTGAAACACGCCTCGGGCTTCCTGGCTGCCGGGAACCTGCTTCCAATCACTCACGCAATGTTCTGCAACTTTTTCGTTTCCCCGCCAGGTTTCATATTTCACACACGGATAGCCATTGATGGTCTGCCTTTCGCCCGTTTTTTTGACCTGCATCTCGACCTTCCCGCCCAACATGGCAGGATTAATCCCCTGCCCGGCAAACATCTTTTCCATCATGGCTCGTCGTTCCGGTGGCATATTCTTCAACATTTCCTGCATCTTTTCCATGGCCGGGTTGATCTGTTGGCCAAGACTGACCATCGTGGCCTTGTCCATCGCACGCCAGGTGTGATCTCCATGATTGATCAGCAGAATTTCCTCCAGATCGCCTCGATAAATAACTGTAGATTGCGTGGTTCCCGCCTCATTGATCGTCATTTTCAGTTTCTTCCCGTCAACCGTCATCGCGTCGATTCTGGAAGGGACCGCTGTCCGATTGGGAAAGGTGGTCTCGACATGAAAAACCACGCCTGCACAGACCGTGGTCTGAATACCCAGCACCAACCCGCCCACAAGACCCAGAACCTTCACCATATCAACCTCCTGACGCGTGATAGATGGCACAACCTGCTACTTTGACAAATGGAAACACTAAGACCCGTCAATTTCTCAAAATTCTACCCGATTCACAAGGCATTTTATTGTGGAAAAGCTTTAACGCACGCTTCTCCCACCTGCCATTTTGATCCCACCAAGAATCATTTTTCATACAGAGAGCTAGGAATTGGTTTCCCCTTCCTGGTAAAAGAAGTATAGACAGGTAAGGCTCGTTAGACGACCACCCCACATAACCGACAGGCAGACATCCCTTAAAAGAGGTCACGAGTTGTCGTGACCTTTCACGGTTTCGTCATCATGGTCAGGGACCATATGCTGCCCGGCGCGACACGACCATCGGGTCGCGGGGTAGGACAACGGTAAGAAGGCCCAGTCTCTTAAAGGTGAGGCCAACCAGCCCAAGGAAGACGGTTTCCACCGTCCCTTCTTTTCGTCTTTAACGAACATCACATATCGACAGACCGGCACAAAGTCGGCCTGCACACAATATCAGGACCTCATCCAGAAAGGTTGCAAAACCGTCATGAAACACGATGCCTCCAACTCACCCACGGCTCCAACGATGAAGGGCTTTTCACCCGGCTTTGCCGCTCTTGGCCTTGAAGCGGCGCTGCTGACCACGCTCGAGGCATTAGGATATGAAGAGCCCACCCCCATCCAACGCGAAGCCATTCCACCGCTATTGGCCGGAAACGACCTTCTGGGGCGTGCCGCAACCGGAACTGGAAAAACCGCTGCCTTCACGCTTCCCTTGCTCCAGCGTCTTGCCCATTCGCCCAAGCAGCCACATCCTTCCGCCCTTATTCTCGTGCCCACCCGCGAATTGGCCATACAAGTTTGTGAGGCTGTCCAGCGTTATGGGAAGCAACAGGCCATCGCCATCCTCGCGGTTTATGGAGGTCAAGCCATCCGACCACAGCTCATCGCGTTGAAACGCGGGGTTGATATCGTTGTGGCGACGCCAGGCCGGGCACTGGACCATATCCGGCGCAAAACCCTTCATCTCAAAGACCTTCAGATCGTGGTCCTGGATGAAGCTGATGAGATGCTGAATATGGGGTTCGCGGAAGATCTGGATGCCATTCTGAAACAAACGCCGACGACCAGGCAGACCGCACTATTTTCAGCAACCATGCCTCCACGCATTGCATCCATCGCACGACATCATCTACGCAACCCCATCGAGATTCAGATCATCAAGGAACCCGTAAAGGCCGGGATGACTCCTCGGGTGCACCAGACGGCCTATCTTGTGGCCAGGCCACATAAAGTGGCAGCCCTTGCCAGAATCCTGGATATGTCCAGTCCAAAGTCCGCCCTGGTATTTTGCCGAACACGCTTGGAAGTCGATGAGCTGACCTCCATGCTCAACGGCCGCGGATACCGGGGAGAAGGCCTGCATGGCGGGATGAACCAGGCTCAACGGGATCGGGTGATGCAATCGTTTCGTGCCGGGAAAACCGAGCTGCTTGTTGCAACGGACGTGGCGGCCCGCGGTCTGGATATTCCTCACGTATCACACGTCGTGAATTATGATGTCCCGTCCTCTCCCGAAGCCTACGTCCATCGTATCGGACGAACCGGACGCGCCGGACGGGCTGGTGAAGCTATCACCCTTGTGGAATCCCGAGAACGCTGGCTGCTGCAAAATATCGAGCGCGTGACCAAATGCAAAGTCGAGATGGGCACCCTCCCGACGGGGGCCGACCTTCAAGCCAAGCGCCTTGGACAGATTGGCGTTTCTATTCAAGAAATTCTCAAGGCCAACGACTTTGAGCAGTTCCGAGCCGTCGTCAACACCCTCACCGAAAAATTTGACCCTGCGGATGTCGCCGCAGCCGCCCTTCAATTGGCCTATGGGTCAAAAACAGGTAATCGGGTGGAAGAGGATATTCCTACAATACGGGACCGGGCACCTGACACATCCCAGACGTCCAGACGGCCAAGGCGAGGGCCATCGGATCTCCCAGACTCTGGGAGGGTTCTCAGAGGAGGTGGAGGGGGTAGGCCCGCGGGCAGGCGGGAACGTCACCGTCAATCCACAAGCATGGCAACCTTACATGTGAACGCCGGTCGAATGGCAGGGGTCCGCACAGGAGATCTGGTCGGTGCCATCGCCAACGAGGCCGGAATTAATTCCAATGTCATTGGCCCCATTAAAGTTTCCGATCAATTCTCTCTGGTCAAAGTGCCGGAAGAGCATGTCCATGGCATTATCAAGGCTCTGGGCCGGACACGAATTAAAGGGCAAAAAGTCACCATCCGCCTCTATAAGGAATAAGAGATTTCCTGACACCGGCAGTGACGGAATGTTCTCAATAGTGTGCTTAGGCCATACATGATAACTTTAACTAAAAAATAGACATGAAAACCTAACATGGCGTCTGGCTATCTCACTCTGAAATTGAATTTATGCTATGCCTAGTGGTCTGACGATTCTTGATGTGCGTGACCGTATTACCAAAGCCCGGTCGGTCACGGTCCTTACCGGTGCGGGAATTTCCGCGGATAGCGGCGTGCCGACGTTTCGCGGACCTGAAGGCTTGTGGAAAAATTACCGGCCGGAAGAACTGGCATCGCCCGAAGCCTTTGCCCGTGACCCGAAACTTGTTTGGGAGTGGTATAACTGGCGCCGTGAATTGGTCGCAACCAAACACCCAAACGCGGCACACGAAACCATCGTTGAACTGGAACGAAGGATTGAACACTTTTGGCTCATCACGCAGAACGTCGATGGACTTCATGCCCTGGCCGGCTCGCAACGTCTTTCCGAAATCCATGGCAACATCTGGAAAGTGCGTTGTACGCAATGCAACCGGATTTCGCCGAACCGCGATTTGCCTTTGGTCTATCCACCCATCTGCACGGACTGTTCGGGGTTATTACGCCCTCATATCGTGTGGTTTGGAGAATCATTGGATCAGGAAGATATGAGCCGCAGTTATCAGGCATTGCAAACTTGTGATATTCTTCTCATTATTGGGACGTCAGGCGTGGTTTACCCGGCTGCATCTTTTGCTTCGATTGCCAAAGACGGTGGCGCATTAGTGGTCGAGCTGAATTTGGACCCGACGCCAAATTCCTCCGTTGTGGACGTGGCCTTTCAAGGCCGTGCGAAAGACCTGGTGCCGCTGTTGCACGGAGTCACCTAATCGCGGCATTTCTTGACTCCCTTCATGGGGGTTTGTTACGTTTTTTTGTTTAGGGATTCTCAGTACTTACGTTTGGAGCACGGTATGCAATTGACGATCAATGGGAAACCTGAAACCCTGGAGGTTTCGACGGTGCTGGACGTTTTGAAAACCAAAGATATTGACCCGCAACTCGTTGCGGTAGAACTGAATACGCAGATGGTTGATCAGGAGCAACTAGGAACCACCTCCATTAAAGATGGCGATAAACTGGAGTTTTTGTTTTTCATGGGCGGTGGCGTGTGAGTGCCGCATTTCTTCGGAATATTACGGATGGCATCGGGCATACTCCGTTAGTACGATTAAACCGGCTTTCCCCTCCAGGCGGGGCCATCATTTATGGGAAGGCGGAGTTTTACAATCCGGGCGGCAGCGTGAAAGACCGCATCTGCCTGAATATGATTGATGAGGCAGAGCAGAAGGGACTACTCAAGCCGGGCGGCACCATCGTGGAACCCACCAGCGGCAATACCGGCATCGGGTTAGCTTTGGTGTCTGCGGTTCGGGGGTATAAACTTATTCTCGTCATGCCGGAAGGGATGAGCCTGGAACGGGCCAGTCTGCTCTCCTCGTATGGTGCGCAATTGGTGTTGACTCCCGCTCGGGAAGGAATGCGCGGATCAATTAAAGAAGCAGAGAGTATTTTGGACCAAAATCCCGAATACTTCATGCCGAACCAGTTTTCTAATCCGGCCAATCCAGCCATGCATCGAAAGACCACGGCGTTGGAAATCTGGGAAGCCTTGGATGGAAAGGTGGATGCATTCGTGGCGGCAGTGGGCACCGGCGGAACGATTACCGGCTGTGGAGAACTGTTTAAAGAAAAAAATCCCTCGGTCAAGGTGATTGCGCTAGAACCAGCCGGCTCTCCCGTTTTATCCGGAGGAGAACCCGGGCCACACCGAATCCAAGGGATCGGCGCAGGCTTCGTCCCCAAGGTGCTGAATCGCTCACTCATTGATGAAATTATGACTGTGACTGATGAAGAGGCCTACCAAACTACGAAGCAACTTGCCAGGAAGGAAGGGCTCCTGGTGGGAATTTCTGCTGGAGCCAATGTATTTGCCGCTCAAAAAGTCGCGGAATCCTTAGGGCCGAATAAAAATGTGGTGACCATTCTCTGCGATACAGGTGAACGATATCTGAGTATCGAGAAATATTTCAATATTTAGGGGATTTCCACTGAACCCTTTCCATGAAGGAAGAGCCAAGATGAGGAGGAGCACATAACGCCCCTCTCTCAAACAAGATAAAGAAGTTTACGATATGCCAGGGCATATCGGCTTTTTGAAAAAAATTTTCATGGCCAAGAATTATTTTTGAATATCAACACGCCTCATTCTCCTCTAATGTGGGGATGACCCCATACACCGTCAAAGGTCAGAGATCATATGAGTTTCACAGAAGATCAGATTACCCGTTATAGCCGACACATTTTACTACCCGAAATGGGCGGCAAGGGTCAGAAAAAGTTATCGCAGGCCAAAGTCTTTATCGTTGGAGCTGGAGGTCTAGGAAGCCCTGTCGCCTATTACCTTGCCGCAGCCGGCATTGGCACTATTGGATTGATTGATAGTGATGTGGTGGATCTTTCCAACCTTCAACGACAAATTCTTCATCATACTCCGGATGTAGGACGGTCCAAGGTGCTTTCGGCCAAAGAAAAAATTCTGGCGTTAAACCCTGATGTCCAGGTCAACATGCATGAAGAACGATTGACGTCTCGCAATGCTCGAGACCTGATCAGCCAATACGATATCGTTATCGATGGCGTCGACAACTTCCCGGCAAAATTTTTGATCAATGACGCCTGTTATATGGAGAATAAGCCCCTCGTCCATGGCGGAATCCTCCGGTTTGAAGGACGGGTCTTCACTATTATTCCCAATCAATCCGCCTGCTACCGTTGTATTTTCAAAAATCCTCCGCCCGCCGGCGTGGTTCCTACCTGCCAGGAGGCCGGAATCATTGGAGTCGTTGCGGGAATTATCGGGACCATTCAGGCCACAGAGGCCATGAAACTCATCCTCAACATTGGAACGCCATTGACGAACCGCATCCTGGATTTTGACGCACGCACCACCGCGTTTCGAGAAATTCGCGTCAAACGGAATCCTTCCTGTGCACTTTGCGGCCCAAATCCTTCGTTGACGGAGCTCATCGACTATGAACAAGAGGCGTGCCAACTTCAACCATCGGCTACAACGCTAACCAACGGATAAACCCCACCGGTTAAGAGGGGAGGATGATGCTATGAAAAAAATGCAAGCTCTGGTGTGTCGGGAGTGCGGGAAAGAATATCCTACCCAGGATATTCATGTATGCGAATTATGCTTTGGACCACTGGAAGTCAAATACGATTATGCCGCCATCAAACAGGTCATGACGCGTGACAAGATTGCATCCGGTCCTCACAGCCTTTGGCGATATGTGGATCTCCTCCCCGTGGAAGGCACGAATTTCATCGGTCTTCATGCCGGATTTACTCCGCTGGTTCACGCCAAAAACCTTGGAGCATTCCTCGGACTGGACAACCTGTACATTAAAAATGATTGCGTCAATCATCCAACGCTGTCGTTTAAAGATCGCGTGGTGGCCATTGCCTTAACTCGAGCCAGAGAACTGGGATTTGAAACAGTCGCCTGTGCCTCAACCGGCAATCTGGCAAATTCCGTGTCGGCCCATGCAGCCTCCGCAGGGATGAAATGCTATGTGTTTATTCCCGGTGACCTGGAAGCCGCGAAGGTGCTGGGGAATTTGATTTATCGTCCCAATGTCGTGGAAATTGAAGGAAACTATGATGATGTCAATCGACTTTGCAGCGAAATCGCGGGAGAACGTCACTGGGCATTCGTCAACATCAACATCCGCCCCTATTATGCTGAAGGCTCAAAAACCTTGGCTTTTGAAACAGTCGAGCAATTAGGGTGGCGGGCTCCGGATCAGGTCGTGGTGCCCATGGCTTCGGGCTCCTTGCTCACGAAAATTTGGAAAGGGCTCAAAGAATTTGAGAAGTTGGGCCTCGTGGATTCGGTGAAGACCAAGGTAAACGGGGCGCAAGCAGAGGGCTGCTCCCCCATTGCCACGGCATTTCGTGAGAATCGGGATTTTTTTAAACCGGTGAAGCCACACACTATTGCCAAATCACTGGCCATCGGCAATCCGGCGGATGGATATTATGCCTTAAAAACCGCCGCGGAAAGTCAGGGGGCCATGGAGGCCGTCACCGATGATGAAATAGTGGAGAGCATTAAACTTCTGGCTCAAACCGAAGGGATTTTTGCTGAAACCGCCGGGGGGGTCACCATCGGCGTCCTTCGCAAATTGGTAAAACAAGGGCGCATTCAAAAAAATGATGTGACTGTGGCCTACATTACCGGTAACGGACTGAAAACCCAGGAAGCGGTCGTCGATTCCGTTGGACGCCCATTTCGCATCCCACCCAGTCTCAGTCACTTTATTAAGACTTTTGCCATAGAGGAGTCAGCATGATTAAGGTCAGAATTCCCACTCCCTTGCGCCCCATGACCGGAGGAAAAAGCGAGGTGGAAATAGCAGGGAACACGGTGTCGGAAATTATTGACAACCTGGGGTCTGCCCATCCCGGCATTAAGGAACGAGTCTATGATGAACAGGGAGAGGTACGACGGTTCATCAATATCTACGTCAACGAGGAAGATATTCGGTTTTTGACCGGCAAGGACACCCCACTGAAAGACGGAGATGAAGTCTCCATCATCCCCGCAATCGCAGGAGGTTCATGATGGCCAAACTACGCTTTCACATTCGCTATCCCGAAGATAAAATTCCTTCTCCCATCCTGTATGAAATCGGACAGGAATACCAGGTGGTGCCCAGTATTCGACGTGCCGATGTCCGTGAGACGACCGGATGGATGGATGTGGAATTTTCTGGAGAAACGGATGAAATTGACCGGGCTATTCAGGGTCTTCGTCAAAAAGGCTGCATGGTAGATCCAATTGAACTGAACGTCGTTGAATAAGGATTTCGCTTCTCATGGAATTTACTGAATCTCAAATCCAGCGTTACAGCCGTCAGATCATTCTGTCGGAAGTGGGTGGCAAAGGACAGAAAAAGTTACAGGATGCCAAAATCCTGGTGATTGGAGCAGGAGGGCTTGGTTCTCCGGCAGCTCTGTATCTGGCTGCGGCCGGAATAGGAACCTTAGGTCTGACTGATGGCGATGTCGTAGACTTATCCAATCTGCAACGGCAAATTTTGCATACAACCGACCGGATAGGTGTTTCAAAGGTTGAATCCGGCAGAACATTATTGTCAGCCCTCAATCCTGAAACCACACTCAAGCTGTATCCCGAACACGTAAGCGCCACCAATATCCTCTCCTTAATTGAAGCCTATGACATCATATTGGACGGATCAGACAATTTTTCCACACGTTTTCTCGTCAATGATGCCTGTTTTTTTGCGAAAAGGACACTGATTTCAGGAAGCATTTTTCGCTTTGAAGGACAATTAGCCACCATCAAGCCTCATGAAGGATTTCCCTGTTATCGCTGTTTATATCCAGAGCCTCCCCCCGCCGGCCTTGTGCCAAATTGTCAAGAAGCCGGGGTGTTAGGCGTGTTAGCCGGGACCATTGGAGTTTTGCAGGCCAATGAAGCTATTAAAGAAGTCCTTGGTCTTGGAGAAAGTTTGGCCAAACATCTTCTTCTCTACGATGCCCTGGATATGACATTCAGAAAGGTTGGTCGCCCAAAATCTCCAGACTGTCCTCTTTGTGGACCTCATCCCACAATCACCAAACTTGTGGAACAGGAAGTCTCCTGTAGCATATAGGTCCATGCTTGCCATTCCGTCCAGCATCATCAACAATATGATTCTTCATGCCCGGGAGCTAGCTCCCCATGAATGTTGCGGCATTCTCTCAGGAACAGAAAATACCATCGCCGAGGACTATCGCATTACCAATATTCTGGCTGAGTTATCAGAACAGGATCTGACACGCTTTGACGGAGCCAAATTGTCCGACCTGCAACGCTTATCGCCGGAGGAGCGAGCGGATATCGCCTTTCAGATGGATGCCAGGGAAATGGCCATGGCTCAGCGGGACATTCGTTCAAAAAATCTTAATCTGTTAGGTTTTTACCATTCCCACACCTTTAGTCCGGCTAGGCCATCTCAAACGGATATTACTATTGCCATGGAATTTGAAAGCTACCGAGCCAAACTCCACCTCCCGGAACCGTTTCACTTGATTATTTCCCTAGAGCATACGGATCAACCCGTAGTCCGGGCCTATAAAATCCAGGAATCCAAAGCCACAGAAGTTCCCATCCATACCTTGCCCTAAGTGGTGTCCTCCCAATCATGCCTGCAATTTTTATTGGAAAGAGCATAGACTTACACCCGAGATCTTGAGATAATGAGAAAGGCTTCTCAAAGCAACAAGAGGAGAAAATTATGCCAATCCCCCATCACCTGTTAGGTTTTCTGCTAGGGTTGATTGTATTTTTTCAGCCGGGTTCACAGGTGTTTGCGGAAGCTTCCACCTCGCTGCAGAAGTTCAACAGCCCCATTATGAAAATTGAATCTGACAAAGGGGTATTTTTAATTACCACCGATTCTGGCATTCAATGGGTTCAAGTTGATGAAGTGGCAAAGATTCAACTGAAGACATTGGATGTAGGAGATATCATCGACGTGATCGTCGAAATGCGATCAGATAACACCCCACCATTGGTTAAATCCTGGAAATTAGCCAGAAGTGGTTCCTCCTGTAAAGTGTTCAATGGTAAGACCTGCAGTCCTTAAGACTTTCTTAATAGGACAAT
Above is a window of Candidatus Nitrospira neomarina DNA encoding:
- a CDS encoding DUF4412 domain-containing protein translates to MVKVLGLVGGLVLGIQTTVCAGVVFHVETTFPNRTAVPSRIDAMTVDGKKLKMTINEAGTTQSTVIYRGDLEEILLINHGDHTWRAMDKATMVSLGQQINPAMEKMQEMLKNMPPERRAMMEKMFAGQGINPAMLGGKVEMQVKKTGERQTINGYPCVKYETWRGNEKVAEHCVSDWKQVPGSQEARGVFQDMAAFSQEVWQGAFKGGGGPASFFESLGKIEGYPVFTRIFSNGTIVTESRLTGVEEKSVAAKEFDPPNGYVKKDFLPKNLSTPMGQ
- a CDS encoding DEAD/DEAH box helicase; amino-acid sequence: MKHDASNSPTAPTMKGFSPGFAALGLEAALLTTLEALGYEEPTPIQREAIPPLLAGNDLLGRAATGTGKTAAFTLPLLQRLAHSPKQPHPSALILVPTRELAIQVCEAVQRYGKQQAIAILAVYGGQAIRPQLIALKRGVDIVVATPGRALDHIRRKTLHLKDLQIVVLDEADEMLNMGFAEDLDAILKQTPTTRQTALFSATMPPRIASIARHHLRNPIEIQIIKEPVKAGMTPRVHQTAYLVARPHKVAALARILDMSSPKSALVFCRTRLEVDELTSMLNGRGYRGEGLHGGMNQAQRDRVMQSFRAGKTELLVATDVAARGLDIPHVSHVVNYDVPSSPEAYVHRIGRTGRAGRAGEAITLVESRERWLLQNIERVTKCKVEMGTLPTGADLQAKRLGQIGVSIQEILKANDFEQFRAVVNTLTEKFDPADVAAAALQLAYGSKTGNRVEEDIPTIRDRAPDTSQTSRRPRRGPSDLPDSGRVLRGGGGGRPAGRRERHRQSTSMATLHVNAGRMAGVRTGDLVGAIANEAGINSNVIGPIKVSDQFSLVKVPEEHVHGIIKALGRTRIKGQKVTIRLYKE
- a CDS encoding SIR2 family NAD-dependent protein deacylase; the encoded protein is MPSGLTILDVRDRITKARSVTVLTGAGISADSGVPTFRGPEGLWKNYRPEELASPEAFARDPKLVWEWYNWRRELVATKHPNAAHETIVELERRIEHFWLITQNVDGLHALAGSQRLSEIHGNIWKVRCTQCNRISPNRDLPLVYPPICTDCSGLLRPHIVWFGESLDQEDMSRSYQALQTCDILLIIGTSGVVYPAASFASIAKDGGALVVELNLDPTPNSSVVDVAFQGRAKDLVPLLHGVT
- the thiS gene encoding sulfur carrier protein ThiS, with the protein product MQLTINGKPETLEVSTVLDVLKTKDIDPQLVAVELNTQMVDQEQLGTTSIKDGDKLEFLFFMGGGV
- the cysK gene encoding cysteine synthase A, which encodes MSAAFLRNITDGIGHTPLVRLNRLSPPGGAIIYGKAEFYNPGGSVKDRICLNMIDEAEQKGLLKPGGTIVEPTSGNTGIGLALVSAVRGYKLILVMPEGMSLERASLLSSYGAQLVLTPAREGMRGSIKEAESILDQNPEYFMPNQFSNPANPAMHRKTTALEIWEALDGKVDAFVAAVGTGGTITGCGELFKEKNPSVKVIALEPAGSPVLSGGEPGPHRIQGIGAGFVPKVLNRSLIDEIMTVTDEEAYQTTKQLARKEGLLVGISAGANVFAAQKVAESLGPNKNVVTILCDTGERYLSIEKYFNI
- a CDS encoding HesA/MoeB/ThiF family protein is translated as MSFTEDQITRYSRHILLPEMGGKGQKKLSQAKVFIVGAGGLGSPVAYYLAAAGIGTIGLIDSDVVDLSNLQRQILHHTPDVGRSKVLSAKEKILALNPDVQVNMHEERLTSRNARDLISQYDIVIDGVDNFPAKFLINDACYMENKPLVHGGILRFEGRVFTIIPNQSACYRCIFKNPPPAGVVPTCQEAGIIGVVAGIIGTIQATEAMKLILNIGTPLTNRILDFDARTTAFREIRVKRNPSCALCGPNPSLTELIDYEQEACQLQPSATTLTNG
- the thrC gene encoding threonine synthase, which gives rise to MKKMQALVCRECGKEYPTQDIHVCELCFGPLEVKYDYAAIKQVMTRDKIASGPHSLWRYVDLLPVEGTNFIGLHAGFTPLVHAKNLGAFLGLDNLYIKNDCVNHPTLSFKDRVVAIALTRARELGFETVACASTGNLANSVSAHAASAGMKCYVFIPGDLEAAKVLGNLIYRPNVVEIEGNYDDVNRLCSEIAGERHWAFVNINIRPYYAEGSKTLAFETVEQLGWRAPDQVVVPMASGSLLTKIWKGLKEFEKLGLVDSVKTKVNGAQAEGCSPIATAFRENRDFFKPVKPHTIAKSLAIGNPADGYYALKTAAESQGAMEAVTDDEIVESIKLLAQTEGIFAETAGGVTIGVLRKLVKQGRIQKNDVTVAYITGNGLKTQEAVVDSVGRPFRIPPSLSHFIKTFAIEESA
- a CDS encoding ubiquitin-like small modifier protein 1, with translation MIKVRIPTPLRPMTGGKSEVEIAGNTVSEIIDNLGSAHPGIKERVYDEQGEVRRFINIYVNEEDIRFLTGKDTPLKDGDEVSIIPAIAGGS
- a CDS encoding NIL domain-containing protein, coding for MMAKLRFHIRYPEDKIPSPILYEIGQEYQVVPSIRRADVRETTGWMDVEFSGETDEIDRAIQGLRQKGCMVDPIELNVVE
- the moeB gene encoding molybdopterin-synthase adenylyltransferase MoeB, giving the protein MEFTESQIQRYSRQIILSEVGGKGQKKLQDAKILVIGAGGLGSPAALYLAAAGIGTLGLTDGDVVDLSNLQRQILHTTDRIGVSKVESGRTLLSALNPETTLKLYPEHVSATNILSLIEAYDIILDGSDNFSTRFLVNDACFFAKRTLISGSIFRFEGQLATIKPHEGFPCYRCLYPEPPPAGLVPNCQEAGVLGVLAGTIGVLQANEAIKEVLGLGESLAKHLLLYDALDMTFRKVGRPKSPDCPLCGPHPTITKLVEQEVSCSI
- a CDS encoding M67 family metallopeptidase, which codes for MLAIPSSIINNMILHARELAPHECCGILSGTENTIAEDYRITNILAELSEQDLTRFDGAKLSDLQRLSPEERADIAFQMDAREMAMAQRDIRSKNLNLLGFYHSHTFSPARPSQTDITIAMEFESYRAKLHLPEPFHLIISLEHTDQPVVRAYKIQESKATEVPIHTLP